A single Hyperolius riggenbachi isolate aHypRig1 chromosome 12, aHypRig1.pri, whole genome shotgun sequence DNA region contains:
- the ACOX1 gene encoding peroxisomal acyl-coenzyme A oxidase 1 isoform X4, which produces MFLPTLLSQATPEQQDRFFMAAWNLEIIGTYAQTEMGHGTHLRGLETTATYDPSTQEFILNSPTVTSIKWWPGGLGKTANHAVVLAQLYTQGECKGLHAFIVPIRQMGTHEPLPGVTVGDIGPKFGFDEIDNGFLSFNKFRIPRENMLMKFAKVEPDGTYVKPLSDKLTYGTMVFIRSMIVGDSARSLARACTIAIRYSAVRHQSEIRAGEPEPQILDYQTQQYKLFPLLAAAYAFNFVGSYMSQTYHRITGDIQQGNLSELPELHALSAGLKAFTTWVASAGIEECRMACGGHGYSRCSGIPDIYVNFTPSCTYEGENTVMMLQTARFLFKSFTAAQSGQQLGGMVSYLNDVSRQRVQAQAVAARSIEINDLNSLVEAYKQRAAWLVVGAARNVQSDLKRGKRKDDAWNKNTVDLVRATEAHCHYVVVKLFVDKLSEVLDTASHRILSTLCLLYALHGISKNTGDFLQAGLLASSQLEQIQQRVKDLLVVIRPNAVALVDAFDYSDTQLSSVLGRYDGNVYENMFEWAKKSPLNKTQVHESFHKYLKPLQSKL; this is translated from the exons ATGTTCTTGCCTACTCTTCTGAGCCAGGCCACACCCGAGCAGCAGGACCGCTTCTTCATGGCTGCCTGGAACTTGGAAATCATTGGGACATACGCCCAGACAGAAATGGGACATG GAACCCACCTGCGAGGGCTGGAGACAACAGCCACTTATGATCCATCTACACAGGAATTCATACTGAACAGTCCTACTGTGACTTCTATtaaatggtggcctggagggt TGGGAAAGACGGCAAATCATGCAGTAGTGCTAGCACAACTCTACACCCAAGGTGAATGTAAAGGTCTCCATGCCTTTATAGTTCCCATACGCCAAATGGGCACCCATGAACCGTTGCCAG GAGTGACAGTTGGTGACATTGGGCCTAAGTTTGGATTTGATGAGATTGACAACGGTTTCCTGTCATTCAATAAATTCCGAATCCCAAGAGAAAATATGCTGATGAAATTTGCTAAG GTGGAGCCAGATGGAACTTACGTAAAGCCACTCAGCGATAAACTCACATATGGTACCATGGTATTTATCCGCTCTATGATAGTAGGAGACTCTGCCAGAAGCCTTGCCCGAGCCTGCACTATTGCCATCCGGTACAGCGCAGTGCGACATCAGTCTGAGATAAGAGCTGG GGAACCAGAGCCGCAGATCCTGGATTATCAGACCCAGCAATATAAACTCTtcccactgctagcagcagcttaTGCGTTCAACTTTGTGGGATCCTACATGAGCCAGACGTATCACAGGATTACTGGAGACATCCAGCAGGGGAACCTCAGTGAACTGCCAGAG CTCCATGCCTTGTCTGCGGGACTGAAAGCCTTTACTACATGGGTAGCGAGTGCAGGAATAGAGGAATGCAGGATGGCATGTGGAGGGCACGGATACTCTCGCTGCAGTGGAATACCTGACATCTACGTGAACTTTACCCCATCCTGCACCTACGAGGGAGAGAACACTGTTATGATGCTGCAGACAGCCAG GTTCCTGTTTAAAAGCTTCACTGCAGCGCAATCTGGACAGCAGCTTGGTGGAATGGTCTCCTACCTGAATGATGTATCCAGGCAGCGCGTGCAGGCGCAGGCCGTGGCTGCTCGCTCTATAGAAATTAATGATCTGAACAGTTTAGTGGAGGCCTATAAACAGCGGGCAGCTTG GCTTGTTGTAGGTGCAGCAAGGAATGTCCAGTCTGATTTGAAACGTGGAAAGCGTAAAGACGATGCTTGGAACAAAAACACTGTTGATCTGGTTCGGGCAACTGAG GCTCACTGTCATTACGTGGTGGTCAAACTCTTTGTGGACAAGCTTTCTGAGGTCCTGGATACAGCTTCCCATCGCATCCTGAGCACCCTCTGCCTGCTCTATGCTCTGCATGGAATCTCTAAGAATACCGGGGACTTTCTACAG GCTGGTCTTTTGGCTTCATCTCAGCTGGAGCAGATACAGCAGCGGGTTAAGGATTTGCTGGTGGTAATCCGTCCTAATGCAGTGGCTTTGGTCGATGCGTTTGATTACAGTGACACTCAGCTGAGCTCTGTACTGGGAAGATATGATGGCAATGTGTATGAAAACATGTTTGAATGGGCCAAAAAATCGCCTCTGAACAAGACACAG gTTCACGAATCCTTCCACAAGTATCTCAAACCTCTTCAGTCCAAGCTGTGA